The following coding sequences lie in one Erwinia amylovora genomic window:
- the iolB gene encoding 5-deoxy-glucuronate isomerase, which translates to MSLMYKVKQPDAQGRIQHITPESAGWRYVGFSAYQLKRGQSLTLASGEKELCLVLVAGLASVRTRQVEFANIGKRLSPFERTPPYSVYVPPDEQVDVLAESDLELAVCSAPGAAGKLPARLIAPQDVGVEPRGKGNNQRLVHNILPDDKPAHSLLVVEVYTDEGNTSSWPSHKHDREDSQQETRLEETYYHRFKPESGFAMQRVYTDDRSLDECMAPCDRDVVTVPRGYHPVATIAGYDNYYLNVMAGPLRLWKFSWEKDHAWVNSKDYPRKQSSAG; encoded by the coding sequence ATGTCATTAATGTACAAAGTCAAACAGCCTGATGCGCAGGGGCGTATCCAGCATATTACTCCGGAAAGTGCTGGCTGGCGCTATGTCGGTTTCTCTGCTTACCAGTTGAAAAGAGGCCAATCGCTGACGCTGGCCAGCGGTGAAAAAGAGCTGTGCCTGGTTCTGGTCGCGGGTCTTGCTTCGGTGAGAACCCGCCAGGTAGAGTTCGCTAATATCGGTAAACGCCTGTCTCCGTTTGAACGCACGCCGCCTTACTCGGTTTATGTTCCGCCAGATGAACAGGTAGACGTGCTGGCAGAATCTGACCTGGAGCTGGCGGTGTGCAGCGCGCCTGGCGCTGCCGGCAAACTACCTGCACGTCTTATCGCGCCGCAGGACGTTGGCGTTGAGCCGCGCGGGAAGGGGAACAATCAACGTCTGGTGCACAATATCCTGCCAGACGATAAGCCAGCACACAGCCTGCTGGTGGTGGAGGTGTATACCGATGAAGGCAACACCAGTTCCTGGCCAAGCCATAAACACGACCGCGAAGATTCACAGCAGGAAACCCGTCTGGAAGAGACTTACTATCATCGTTTCAAACCGGAAAGTGGTTTCGCCATGCAGCGTGTCTATACTGACGACCGTTCGCTTGATGAGTGCATGGCGCCCTGTGACCGTGATGTGGTAACCGTACCGCGCGGTTACCACCCGGTGGCGACCATTGCTGGTTATGATAACTACTATCTCAACGTGATGGCCGGCCCGCTACGCCTGTGGAAATTTAGCTGGGAAAAGGATCATGCCTGGGTCAACAGCAAAGATTACCCGCGTAAACAGTCATCCGCTGGTTAA
- a CDS encoding bifunctional 5-dehydro-2-deoxygluconokinase/5-dehydro-2-deoxyphosphogluconate aldolase: protein MSTQQKRLDVICIGRIAVDLYGQQIGARLEDETSFAKYLGGSSGNVAYGTAVQGLKSAMLARVGDEHLGRFLREELERVGCDTQSLITDKNRLTGLVILGIKDQETFPLVFYRDNCADMGLVPDDIHEEYIAAARAVAVTGTHLSHADTRAAVLKALEIARRHGLRSALDIDYRPVLWGLTSLGDGETRFVESARVTQQLQDVLHYFDLVVGTEEEFHIAGGSTNSLTALKNVRQATRATLVCKRGALGCVVFEGEIPDSWQQTKLHGGVRVEVLNVLGAGDAFMSGLLRGWLNDEGWEQACRYANACGALVVSRHGCAPAMPGKQELDDFLSRNSAVQRPDLDSRLNHLHRVTTRKQQWHELNIFAFDHRKQLADMAAEAGAEVTRISELKNLLLRAARQAAQEAGLDDGRCGILADTTYGQPALNEITGKGWWIGRPIELPGSRPLRLEHGNIGSQLVNWPQEHVVKCLIFYHPQDSAEMRQQQDELLLDVWKSCNKSGHELLLEVILPESNPDKDEKYYAQILNHFYHLGIQPDWWKLPPLSPASWKTIGGLIEEHDPHCRGILLLGLDAPQAELKAGFAAAARSSWVKGFAVGRTIFAQPSCQWLQNELDDDALIARVKSNYLALIDYWREARPTR, encoded by the coding sequence ATGAGTACACAACAGAAGCGCCTTGATGTGATTTGTATCGGGCGTATCGCCGTCGACCTGTATGGGCAGCAAATCGGTGCACGCCTTGAAGACGAGACCAGCTTTGCCAAGTATCTGGGTGGCTCTTCCGGTAACGTTGCCTATGGTACGGCAGTTCAGGGGCTGAAATCGGCCATGCTGGCTCGGGTCGGTGATGAACATTTGGGCCGCTTCCTGCGCGAAGAGCTAGAGCGCGTGGGCTGTGATACTCAGAGCCTGATCACCGATAAAAACCGTCTGACCGGGCTGGTAATCCTCGGGATTAAAGATCAGGAGACTTTCCCACTGGTGTTCTACCGCGATAACTGTGCCGATATGGGCCTGGTGCCGGACGATATTCACGAAGAATATATCGCGGCTGCGCGCGCCGTAGCCGTGACCGGCACGCACCTGTCGCATGCGGATACCCGCGCCGCCGTGCTGAAAGCGCTGGAGATAGCACGCCGCCACGGCCTGCGCAGCGCGCTGGATATCGACTACCGTCCGGTACTGTGGGGACTGACCTCACTGGGCGATGGCGAGACCCGCTTTGTAGAGTCCGCACGCGTCACCCAACAACTGCAGGACGTGCTGCACTACTTCGACCTGGTGGTCGGGACAGAAGAAGAATTTCACATCGCCGGCGGCAGTACCAACAGCCTGACCGCCCTGAAAAACGTCCGTCAGGCGACCCGAGCCACGCTGGTATGTAAACGAGGGGCGCTGGGCTGTGTGGTGTTCGAAGGCGAGATCCCGGACAGCTGGCAGCAAACAAAACTGCACGGCGGGGTTCGTGTTGAAGTGCTTAACGTTCTGGGCGCGGGTGATGCCTTTATGTCCGGCCTGCTGCGCGGCTGGTTGAACGATGAAGGGTGGGAACAGGCATGCCGCTACGCTAACGCCTGCGGGGCGCTGGTAGTATCACGGCACGGCTGCGCCCCGGCAATGCCCGGCAAACAGGAGCTGGACGACTTTCTGAGCCGCAATAGCGCGGTACAGCGCCCGGATCTCGACAGCCGTCTTAACCATCTGCATCGCGTTACCACCCGTAAGCAGCAGTGGCACGAGCTCAATATCTTCGCCTTTGACCATCGTAAACAGCTGGCCGATATGGCGGCAGAAGCGGGCGCGGAGGTCACGCGTATTTCCGAGCTGAAAAATCTGCTGTTACGGGCCGCGCGCCAGGCGGCACAGGAGGCAGGTCTCGATGATGGCCGCTGCGGTATCCTGGCCGATACTACCTACGGCCAGCCAGCCCTGAATGAGATCACCGGCAAAGGATGGTGGATTGGTCGCCCGATTGAATTACCCGGCTCGCGCCCGCTACGTCTTGAACACGGCAACATCGGTTCTCAGTTGGTCAACTGGCCACAGGAGCACGTTGTCAAATGCCTGATTTTCTATCATCCACAGGATAGCGCGGAAATGCGCCAACAGCAGGATGAGCTGCTGCTGGACGTATGGAAGAGCTGTAATAAGTCCGGACACGAGCTGCTGCTGGAAGTGATCCTGCCCGAAAGCAACCCGGATAAGGACGAGAAATACTATGCGCAGATCCTGAACCACTTCTACCATTTGGGCATTCAGCCGGACTGGTGGAAGCTGCCACCGCTGTCACCTGCCAGCTGGAAAACCATTGGCGGCCTGATTGAAGAGCATGATCCGCACTGCCGGGGCATACTGCTGCTGGGCCTGGATGCGCCGCAAGCCGAACTTAAAGCCGGCTTCGCTGCTGCTGCCCGCTCTTCCTGGGTCAAAGGCTTTGCGGTCGGCCGTACTATCTTTGCCCAGCCGTCATGTCAGTGGCTACAGAACGAACTGGACGATGACGCGCTGATTGCCAGAGTGAAAAGCAATTATCTGGCGCTGATCGATTACTGGCGTGAGGCACGCCCGACACGATAA
- a CDS encoding Gfo/Idh/MocA family protein — protein MTLRLGVIGTGAIGQEHIRRCSKVLQGAQVVAVSDINIEGAKAVLARIGIEAQVFADGYQVVKSPNVDALLVTCWDPTHEEFTLAAIAAGKPVFCEKPLAMSAEGCRRIVDAEIKFGKRLVQVGFMRPYDSGYRALKNVIARGEIGEPLMLHCAHRNPSVPHSYTTDMAITNTLIHELDVLRWLTEDEYKSVQVVFPRATSQAHARLRDPQVVLFETRKGIRIDVEIFVNCAYGYDIQCEVVGEKGIAKLPEPSAVQMRKDARLSTAILSDWKDRFIAAYDVELQAFINDASAGQLTGPSAWDGYAASVAADACLIAQESGAVEPIELAQRPAFYRQALRAG, from the coding sequence ATGACATTAAGACTTGGTGTAATCGGAACCGGCGCTATCGGCCAGGAACATATCCGCCGCTGCAGCAAGGTGTTGCAGGGTGCTCAGGTGGTTGCCGTCTCTGATATTAACATTGAAGGAGCTAAAGCGGTGTTGGCCCGTATTGGTATTGAAGCGCAGGTATTTGCCGACGGTTACCAGGTGGTGAAATCACCCAACGTTGATGCACTGCTGGTGACCTGCTGGGATCCTACCCACGAAGAGTTTACCCTGGCGGCGATCGCAGCGGGCAAACCGGTATTCTGCGAAAAACCGCTGGCGATGAGCGCTGAAGGCTGCCGCCGCATTGTTGATGCTGAAATCAAGTTTGGTAAACGTCTGGTGCAGGTGGGCTTTATGCGCCCTTATGACAGCGGTTATCGCGCGCTGAAAAACGTCATCGCCCGGGGCGAAATTGGTGAACCTCTGATGTTGCACTGCGCGCACCGTAATCCCAGCGTACCGCACAGCTACACCACCGATATGGCGATCACCAATACCCTGATCCACGAGCTGGATGTGCTGCGCTGGCTGACCGAAGACGAATACAAATCGGTGCAGGTCGTGTTCCCACGCGCCACGAGTCAAGCACACGCCCGGCTGCGCGACCCGCAGGTGGTGCTGTTCGAAACCCGTAAAGGTATTCGCATCGACGTGGAAATCTTTGTCAACTGTGCATATGGCTATGATATCCAGTGCGAAGTGGTGGGTGAAAAAGGCATCGCCAAACTGCCGGAGCCGTCTGCCGTACAAATGCGTAAAGATGCCCGGCTGTCGACGGCGATCCTTAGCGATTGGAAAGATCGCTTTATCGCCGCCTACGACGTTGAACTGCAGGCATTTATCAATGATGCCAGCGCCGGGCAACTTACCGGGCCATCCGCCTGGGACGGGTATGCCGCCTCGGTGGCTGCGGACGCCTGCCTGATAGCGCAGGAAAGCGGTGCCGTTGAGCCAATCGAATTAGCGCAGCGTCCGGCGTTTTATCGCCAGGCGCTGCGGGCGGGATAA
- the iolE gene encoding myo-inosose-2 dehydratase, giving the protein MDKDKVKLAIAPIGWSNDDMPELGKENSFQQIVSEMALAGFTGSEVGSKYPRDPAVLKPMLDIRGIEIVNAWFSTYFANGDRQKTLDEFINHRDFLHAMGAKVIGCSEQSLSIQGTSKAVLEEKPHFSDEQWRLTVEGYNQLAKLAAERGMTVSLHHHMGTAIQTREEVDRFMAQTDDDVCLLFDTGHAYYSEGSQQDMLAMLKQHLARINHIHLKDVRDEVVADVKAQRMSFLDGVKRGTFTVPGDGVIDFDPVFKILDDGGYRGWMVVEAEQDPALANPFEYALKARRFIRQHAGL; this is encoded by the coding sequence ATGGACAAAGATAAGGTCAAACTGGCGATCGCACCGATCGGCTGGAGCAACGATGATATGCCGGAGTTAGGCAAGGAGAACAGCTTCCAGCAGATTGTCAGTGAGATGGCGCTGGCTGGTTTTACCGGCAGTGAGGTGGGCAGCAAATATCCGCGTGACCCGGCGGTGCTGAAGCCGATGCTGGATATCCGGGGCATTGAGATCGTTAACGCCTGGTTCAGTACCTATTTCGCCAACGGCGACCGGCAAAAAACGCTGGATGAATTTATCAATCATCGCGATTTTCTGCATGCGATGGGGGCTAAAGTTATCGGCTGTTCCGAGCAGAGCCTGAGCATTCAGGGAACCTCAAAAGCGGTACTGGAAGAGAAACCTCACTTCAGCGATGAACAGTGGCGTCTGACGGTGGAAGGCTACAATCAGCTGGCAAAACTGGCGGCAGAGAGGGGGATGACCGTTAGCCTGCATCACCATATGGGCACCGCGATCCAAACCCGCGAAGAGGTGGACCGCTTTATGGCACAGACCGATGATGACGTCTGTTTGCTGTTTGATACCGGGCATGCATACTACTCGGAAGGCTCGCAGCAAGACATGTTGGCGATGCTGAAACAGCACCTTGCACGCATTAATCATATACATCTGAAAGATGTGCGTGACGAGGTGGTGGCAGACGTAAAGGCGCAGCGGATGTCATTTCTGGATGGCGTTAAGAGAGGCACCTTCACCGTGCCGGGCGACGGCGTGATTGATTTCGATCCGGTCTTCAAAATCCTCGACGATGGTGGCTACCGCGGCTGGATGGTGGTGGAAGCAGAGCAGGATCCGGCGCTGGCAAACCCGTTTGAATATGCGCTAAAAGCACGCCGGTTTATCCGTCAACACGCCGGTTTGTAG
- a CDS encoding CoA-acylating methylmalonate-semialdehyde dehydrogenase: MTITGNFIGGKTSLSASNETLPIYDPASGKPLRELTQSTSDEVAHAITVAHEAFDGWSRTSPLRRARILFNFKALMEQHRDELAELIVSEHGKVWSDALGELTRGMEVVEFACGIPHLIKGENSADVGTGVDSYSLMQPLGVAVGISPFNFPAMVPLWMFPIALACGNTFVLKPPALAPSASVRMAELLSEAGLPDGVFNVIHSSNEIAEQLYKDARVQAVSFVGSSTVAEHIYSTASAHGKRVQAFGAAKNHAIVMPDADLDATVNAIMGGAFGSAGERCMALPVVVAVGEDTANNLIAALTPLVKALRVGPGMHKGNDENEMGPVVSAAHQKRVLGYIAKGVSEGAKLVVDGRDIRVAGHPDGYYVGGTLFDKVTTDMTIWREEIFGPVLSIVRAADYQSALALVNSHEFGNGSAIFTCNGHTGRDFVREVQAGMVGVNVPVPVPMAFHSFGGWKRSVFGALNVHGPDGVRFYTRMKTATVRWPGGQQTVSEFSMPTLG, from the coding sequence ATGACTATCACCGGAAACTTCATTGGCGGTAAAACTTCTCTGAGCGCCAGCAACGAAACCCTTCCCATTTACGACCCGGCAAGCGGCAAACCGTTGCGTGAACTGACGCAAAGCACCAGTGATGAAGTGGCGCATGCTATTACGGTTGCCCATGAAGCGTTCGATGGCTGGTCGCGGACCTCCCCGCTGCGCCGTGCGCGTATCCTGTTTAACTTTAAGGCGCTGATGGAACAGCATCGTGATGAGCTGGCCGAACTTATCGTTAGCGAGCACGGTAAAGTCTGGTCAGATGCACTGGGTGAATTGACCCGTGGTATGGAGGTGGTTGAGTTTGCCTGTGGTATTCCGCACCTGATAAAAGGAGAGAATTCTGCCGATGTGGGCACGGGCGTAGACAGCTATTCGCTGATGCAGCCGCTGGGCGTAGCGGTTGGCATTAGCCCGTTTAATTTCCCAGCAATGGTGCCATTATGGATGTTCCCCATCGCGCTGGCCTGTGGCAACACTTTCGTGTTGAAACCGCCGGCGCTCGCCCCCTCTGCCTCGGTGCGTATGGCAGAACTGCTTAGTGAAGCGGGGCTGCCAGACGGTGTTTTCAACGTCATTCACAGCTCAAATGAAATCGCTGAACAGCTATATAAAGATGCGCGCGTTCAGGCGGTCAGTTTTGTTGGTTCATCCACCGTGGCGGAGCATATCTACAGCACCGCCAGCGCGCACGGTAAACGTGTTCAGGCGTTCGGTGCGGCGAAAAACCATGCGATTGTAATGCCGGATGCTGACCTGGATGCCACCGTTAACGCCATTATGGGCGGCGCCTTTGGTTCCGCCGGTGAACGTTGTATGGCGCTGCCGGTGGTGGTTGCGGTGGGCGAGGACACGGCGAACAACCTGATTGCTGCTCTAACTCCATTGGTGAAAGCCTTGCGCGTGGGGCCGGGTATGCACAAGGGCAATGATGAAAATGAAATGGGGCCGGTGGTTTCCGCGGCGCACCAGAAGAGAGTGCTGGGCTACATCGCTAAGGGGGTGAGTGAAGGGGCGAAGCTGGTGGTTGATGGCCGTGATATTCGCGTTGCAGGTCATCCCGATGGTTACTATGTTGGCGGGACGCTGTTCGATAAGGTGACAACCGATATGACCATCTGGCGCGAGGAGATCTTCGGGCCGGTGCTCAGTATCGTGCGTGCGGCCGACTATCAAAGCGCGTTGGCGCTGGTCAACAGCCACGAATTCGGTAACGGCAGCGCCATTTTTACCTGCAATGGCCACACCGGCCGTGATTTCGTGCGTGAAGTGCAGGCGGGCATGGTGGGCGTTAACGTCCCGGTTCCGGTGCCGATGGCTTTCCACAGCTTTGGCGGCTGGAAACGTTCGGTGTTTGGTGCGCTGAACGTTCATGGCCCGGACGGCGTGCGCTTCTACACCCGAATGAAGACGGCAACGGTGCGTTGGCCAGGCGGTCAGCAAACCGTCTCTGAGTTCAGCATGCCGACGCTGGGCTAA
- the iolD gene encoding 3D-(3,5/4)-trihydroxycyclohexane-1,2-dione acylhydrolase (decyclizing) — MGKIRLTTAQALVRFLDNQYLSVDGVESKFVKGIFAIFGHGNVLGLGQALEQDSGDLRVYQGRNEQGMAHAATGFAKQRLRREIIACTSSVGPGAANMLTAAATASANRIPLLLLPGDVFATRQPDPVLQQVEQSHDLSISTNDAFRAVSKYWDRVSRPEQLMTACISAMRVLTDPAETGAVTLSLPQDVQGEAYNYPDYFFQKRVHRLERRLPTEGQLSDALALIAAKKRPMIICGGGVKYSGAGDALRAFAERYQIPFAETQAGKGTILSDHPLNVGGVGETGCLAANLLAKEADLVIGIGTRYSDFTTASKWIFHNPDVSYLNINVSNFDACKLDGVQVLADAREALTAIGNRLAATGFQHGWGEKVPQARARMLKEAQRVYSVVYSGDDFVPEIDDDIDRAALYAEFNRLTGSFLTQSSVLGTLNEHLPRDAVIVAAAGSLPGDLQRMWRTTDDNGYHVEYGYSCMGYEVNAALGVKLAEPQRDVYALVGDGSFMMLHSELVTSIQEGAKIHVILLDNMANGCINNLQMEHGMGSFTTEFRFRDAESGRLNGGLVPVDFAAIAAGYGCKTWRVTTLEQLHLALTAAQKETVSTLIDIKVLPKTMIHKYFSWWRVGGAQVSNSSRIDAVAQMLNKHIDQAREY, encoded by the coding sequence ATGGGCAAGATCAGATTAACCACCGCACAGGCGCTGGTCAGGTTCCTCGACAACCAGTATCTGTCGGTGGACGGCGTTGAAAGCAAATTCGTTAAAGGCATTTTCGCCATCTTTGGCCACGGCAATGTGCTGGGCCTGGGTCAGGCGCTGGAGCAGGACAGTGGCGATCTGAGGGTGTATCAGGGGCGTAATGAACAGGGTATGGCGCACGCGGCAACAGGTTTTGCCAAGCAGAGGCTTCGCCGCGAGATTATCGCCTGTACCTCGTCCGTCGGGCCGGGCGCAGCAAATATGCTTACCGCTGCTGCGACCGCCAGCGCTAACCGCATTCCCCTGCTGCTGCTGCCGGGGGATGTGTTCGCCACCCGCCAGCCGGACCCGGTTCTGCAACAGGTTGAACAGAGCCACGATTTAAGCATCAGTACCAACGACGCTTTTCGCGCCGTCAGCAAATACTGGGACCGCGTCAGCCGGCCAGAGCAGCTGATGACCGCCTGTATCAGTGCCATGCGCGTGCTGACCGACCCGGCGGAGACCGGCGCGGTAACCCTTTCACTGCCGCAGGACGTACAGGGCGAAGCCTATAATTACCCGGACTATTTCTTCCAAAAGCGCGTACACCGTCTTGAGCGCCGCCTGCCGACCGAAGGGCAGCTGTCTGACGCGCTGGCGCTGATTGCCGCGAAGAAAAGGCCAATGATTATCTGCGGCGGTGGGGTGAAATACTCCGGGGCGGGCGATGCCTTACGCGCTTTTGCAGAACGCTATCAGATCCCGTTCGCCGAGACCCAGGCCGGGAAAGGAACGATCCTCTCCGACCATCCGTTAAACGTTGGCGGGGTAGGCGAAACCGGCTGTCTGGCAGCGAACCTGCTGGCGAAAGAAGCCGATTTGGTGATAGGCATCGGCACACGCTACAGCGACTTCACCACCGCATCGAAATGGATTTTCCATAATCCGGATGTCAGCTATCTCAACATCAACGTTAGCAATTTCGACGCCTGCAAACTGGATGGCGTACAGGTGCTGGCAGATGCTCGCGAAGCCCTTACTGCCATCGGCAATCGCCTGGCGGCCACCGGCTTCCAGCACGGCTGGGGCGAAAAGGTGCCGCAGGCCCGGGCCAGGATGTTGAAAGAGGCTCAGCGGGTTTATTCAGTGGTTTACAGCGGCGACGATTTTGTCCCGGAAATCGACGACGATATCGACCGTGCAGCGCTATACGCCGAATTTAATCGCCTGACAGGCTCTTTTCTGACGCAGAGCAGCGTATTGGGAACGCTCAACGAACACCTGCCGAGGGATGCAGTGATTGTGGCGGCGGCGGGTAGCCTGCCGGGCGACCTGCAACGCATGTGGCGCACCACGGATGACAACGGTTATCACGTCGAATATGGCTACTCCTGCATGGGATATGAGGTTAATGCGGCACTGGGCGTGAAGCTGGCCGAGCCGCAGCGTGATGTCTACGCTCTGGTCGGGGACGGCTCCTTTATGATGCTGCATTCTGAGCTGGTGACTTCGATTCAGGAGGGCGCAAAAATTCATGTCATCCTGCTGGATAACATGGCCAACGGCTGTATTAACAACCTGCAAATGGAACACGGTATGGGCAGTTTCACCACCGAATTCCGTTTCCGTGATGCTGAAAGCGGCAGGCTGAACGGTGGACTGGTGCCGGTTGATTTCGCAGCAATTGCGGCGGGCTACGGCTGTAAAACCTGGCGTGTGACCACCCTTGAGCAGCTGCATTTGGCGCTGACTGCCGCGCAGAAAGAAACGGTATCGACGCTGATTGATATTAAAGTTCTGCCAAAAACCATGATCCACAAATATTTCAGCTGGTGGCGCGTGGGCGGAGCTCAGGTCTCCAACTCGTCGCGCATTGATGCGGTAGCGCAGATGCTGAATAAACATATCGATCAGGCGCGTGAATATTAA
- a CDS encoding DcrB family lipoprotein has protein sequence MRNLLKYAGIAVLVAGLAACDGKNDKAAASQEASSSQSAQNVTLMGGKLGFALPPGMSDKSGKLGTQANNKHVYADESDQKAIIVIEGGSTSEGLDTLAERLEAQQRSRDPQLQVVTNKTIGVNNLQLQQLDSVISANNQSSWSSVVLGKIDGKLMTLQITLPADNQQQAQIEAESIINSITLK, from the coding sequence ATGCGTAACTTATTGAAATATGCTGGAATTGCGGTACTGGTGGCGGGCCTTGCAGCCTGCGATGGCAAAAATGACAAAGCCGCTGCCAGCCAGGAGGCCAGCAGCAGCCAGTCGGCGCAGAACGTCACGCTGATGGGCGGCAAACTGGGCTTTGCGTTACCACCAGGGATGAGTGATAAGAGCGGCAAACTCGGCACCCAGGCCAATAACAAACACGTTTATGCCGATGAGTCCGATCAGAAAGCGATCATTGTCATCGAGGGCGGCAGCACCAGTGAAGGGCTGGATACCCTGGCAGAACGGCTTGAAGCGCAGCAGCGTAGCCGCGATCCGCAGCTACAGGTGGTGACCAACAAAACCATCGGCGTAAACAATCTTCAGCTGCAGCAGCTGGACAGCGTGATCTCTGCCAACAATCAGTCTTCATGGTCTTCCGTAGTATTAGGCAAAATCGACGGCAAACTAATGACTCTGCAAATCACCCTGCCAGCCGATAACCAGCAACAGGCGCAGATTGAAGCAGAAAGCATTATTAACTCCATCACGCTGAAATAG
- a CDS encoding 7-cyano-7-deazaguanine/7-aminomethyl-7-deazaguanine transporter, with amino-acid sequence MLAFSSRQRLHALVWLSLFHLLIILSSNYLVQLPVTIFGLHTTWGAFSFPFIFLATDLTVRIFGAQLARRIILAVMVPALFVSYVVSALFYQGEWQGFAALEQMNLFVARIACASFMAYALGQVLDIQVFNRLRQKAAWWIAPAAAMFLGNISDTLAFFFIAFYQSSDPFMATHWVEIALVDYSFKVLICMLFFLPAYGLLLNATLKQLTEKSNRPQMNFG; translated from the coding sequence ATGCTCGCATTCAGTTCTCGTCAGCGCCTGCACGCGCTGGTTTGGCTTTCTTTGTTTCATCTGCTGATCATCCTTTCCAGTAACTACCTGGTGCAGCTGCCGGTGACTATTTTTGGTCTGCATACCACATGGGGCGCATTCAGCTTCCCGTTTATCTTTCTGGCGACCGACCTGACGGTGCGCATTTTCGGTGCGCAGCTGGCAAGACGCATTATTCTGGCGGTGATGGTGCCGGCGCTGTTTGTCTCGTACGTGGTTTCTGCGCTGTTTTATCAGGGCGAATGGCAAGGCTTTGCGGCACTTGAGCAGATGAACCTGTTTGTTGCCCGCATCGCCTGCGCCAGCTTTATGGCCTATGCGCTCGGCCAGGTGCTGGATATCCAGGTCTTTAACCGCCTGCGCCAGAAAGCGGCATGGTGGATAGCACCCGCTGCGGCGATGTTCCTCGGCAATATTAGCGATACGCTGGCCTTCTTCTTTATCGCATTCTATCAAAGCAGCGATCCGTTTATGGCTACGCACTGGGTTGAAATTGCGTTGGTGGATTACAGCTTTAAGGTTCTGATCTGTATGCTGTTCTTCCTGCCGGCTTACGGCCTGCTGCTGAATGCGACGTTGAAGCAATTAACAGAGAAATCTAATCGTCCCCAGATGAATTTCGGCTAG
- the tusA gene encoding sulfurtransferase TusA, with product MSNLFANPDQTLDTQGLRCPEPVMMVRKTVRHMQDGETLLIIADDPATTRDIPGFCRFMEHRLVAQAVDVLPYQYLIKKGL from the coding sequence ATGAGCAACCTGTTTGCCAACCCCGACCAAACCCTTGATACCCAAGGGCTGCGCTGCCCGGAACCGGTTATGATGGTGCGCAAAACCGTGCGACATATGCAGGATGGCGAAACCCTGCTGATTATCGCCGACGACCCGGCCACCACGCGTGATATTCCCGGCTTTTGCCGCTTTATGGAACACAGGCTGGTGGCTCAGGCCGTCGACGTTCTGCCATATCAGTATCTGATAAAAAAAGGCCTGTAG
- a CDS encoding MurR/RpiR family transcriptional regulator: protein MSNNQTQLSLLQDDIRRRYDTLSKRLKQVARYILDNSNNIAFDTVASIAQQADVPPSTLIRFSNAFGFSGFNEMKQVFRQHLMEETVSYTERARLSRQIATDGAPAAPESPAEILNVFSMVNAQALQQLAMQVSPEQLEKAVKLLDEADNIYVIGLRRSFSVASYLTYALRHLERRAFLIDGLGGMFAEQLSMVNPKDVVIAISYSPYAREAVELVELGAKRGAQQIAITDSQVSPLAAFSDVCFVVREAQIDGFRSQVASLCLAQTLAVSLALNNANQQPQA from the coding sequence ATGAGCAACAATCAGACCCAGCTTTCTTTGTTACAGGACGACATTCGTCGTCGCTACGACACCCTGAGTAAACGCCTGAAGCAGGTGGCCCGCTATATTCTGGATAACAGCAACAATATCGCTTTCGATACCGTGGCCTCCATCGCCCAGCAGGCAGACGTACCGCCTTCCACCCTTATCCGCTTTTCCAATGCCTTTGGCTTTAGCGGCTTCAACGAAATGAAGCAGGTGTTTCGCCAGCACCTGATGGAAGAGACGGTCAGCTATACGGAACGGGCACGCCTGTCCCGCCAGATCGCAACCGATGGAGCACCTGCCGCGCCGGAAAGCCCGGCAGAAATTCTTAACGTATTTAGCATGGTCAATGCACAGGCGCTGCAGCAGTTGGCTATGCAGGTCAGTCCAGAACAGCTGGAAAAAGCGGTGAAGCTGCTCGACGAGGCAGACAACATCTATGTGATCGGCCTGCGCCGCTCGTTTAGCGTGGCATCCTATCTGACTTACGCTCTGCGGCATCTCGAACGCCGTGCATTCTTGATCGATGGGCTGGGCGGCATGTTCGCCGAGCAGCTGAGTATGGTTAATCCTAAAGACGTGGTGATCGCCATCAGTTATTCGCCTTATGCGCGTGAAGCGGTGGAGCTGGTGGAGCTGGGGGCGAAGCGCGGTGCGCAGCAGATAGCGATTACCGACAGCCAGGTCAGCCCACTGGCCGCTTTCAGCGATGTCTGTTTCGTGGTGCGCGAAGCCCAGATCGACGGTTTTCGTTCACAGGTGGCCTCGCTGTGTCTGGCACAGACGCTGGCCGTTTCACTGGCGCTAAACAACGCCAATCAGCAGCCTCAGGCATGA